Proteins encoded by one window of Arachis ipaensis cultivar K30076 chromosome B04, Araip1.1, whole genome shotgun sequence:
- the LOC107635996 gene encoding uncharacterized protein LOC107635996, translating into MASFMSRTALFLLLSAVALFAAEAIPASRNFHVVQHRLDLAAEISKFCQSTQNATLCTKILQPYEGIHFDQFKALDITLDATSEQAKLTLAAIESLFFKKGLSKSTKDSLKICKDQYKSILGSIKEAKAMVATKNVIEAKYKVSAVISFYEACSDSFDIGETIPFAAQSEPVFQIGGNCLDILAAMEKALPATPVVMNSPPSPYSNVIGTIS; encoded by the coding sequence ATGGCATCTTTCATGAGTAGGACAGCCCTTTTCCTCCTCCTTTCCGCGGTGGCCTTGTTCGCAGCCGAGGCCATCCCGGCCTCTCGCAACTTCCACGTGGTCCAGCACCGCCTAGACCTCGCGGCGGAAATCAGCAAGTTCTGCCAAAGCACCCAAAACGCCACCCTTTGCACTAAAATACTCCAACCATATGAAGGTATTCACTTCGACCAATTCAAGGCCCTTGACATCACCCTTGACGCCACCAGTGAACAAGCCAAGTTAACCCTGGCCGCCATAGAAAGCTTGTTCTTCAAGAAAGGTCTATCAAAGTCCACAAAGGACTCGCTCAAGATTTGCAAGGATCAGTACAAGAGCATCTTGGGTTCCATCAAGGAGGCCAAAGCTATGGTGGCTACCAAAAATGTTATCGAGGCAAAGTACAAGGTTTCCGCTGTTATCTCCTTCTATGAAGCGTGCAGCGACTCCTTCGACATTGGCGAGACGATCCCTTTCGCCGCCCAATCTGAACCCGTTTTCCAGATTGGTGGCAACTGCTTGGACATTCTTGCCGCCATGGAGAAAGCTCTTCCTGCTACACCTGTTGTCATGAACTCACCTCCTTCTCCGTACAGCAACGTCATTGGAACCATCTCATAA